One window of Biomphalaria glabrata chromosome 6, xgBioGlab47.1, whole genome shotgun sequence genomic DNA carries:
- the LOC129926875 gene encoding prisilkin-39-like, which produces MVLHELKPTKLGYRLGYRLGYRLGYRLGYRLGYRLGYRLGYRLGYRLGYRLGYRLGYRLGYRPGYRPGYRPGYRLGYRLGYRLGYRLGYRLGYRLGYRPGYRLGYRLGYRLGYRPGYRLGYRLGYRLGYRLGYRLGYRPGYRLGYRLGYRLGYRLGYRPGYRPGYRPGYRLGYRLGYRLGYRLGYRLGYRPGYRLGYRLGYRPGYRPGYRLGYRLGYRLGYRLGYRTGYRPGYRLGYRLGYRLGYRPGYRLGYRPGYRPGYRPGYRLGYRPGYRLGYRLGYRPGYRPGYRLGYRLGYRPGYRPGYRLGYRPGYRLGYSTK; this is translated from the exons ATGGTTCTGCATGAACTGAAGCCAACAAA GCTCGGTTACAGGCTCGGTTACAGGTTAGGTTACAGGCTCGGTTACAGGTTAGGTTACAGGCTCGGTTACAGGCTCGGTTACAGGCTCGGTTACAGGCTAGGTTACAGGCTCGGTTACAGGCTAGGTTACAGGCTAGGTTACAGGCTAGGTTACAGGCCAGGTTACAGGCCAGGTTACAGGCCAGGTTACAGGCTAGGTTACAGGCTAGGTTACAGGCTAGGTTATAGGCTAGGTTACAGGCTAGGTTACAGGCTAGGTTACAGGCCAGGTTACAGGCTAGGTTACAGGCTAGGTTACAGGCTAGGTTACAGGCCAGGTTACAGGCTAGGTTACAGGCTAGGTTACAGGCTAGGTTACAGGCTCGGTTACAGGCTCGGTTACAGGCCAGGTTACAGGCTAGGTTACAGGCTAGGTTACAGGCTAGGTTACAGGCTAGGTTACAGGCCAGGTTACAGGCCAGGTTACAGGCCAGGTTACAGGCTAGGTTACAGGCTAGGTTACAGGCTAGGTTACAGGCTTGGTTACAGGCTAGGTTACAGGCCAGGTTACAGGCTAGGTTACAGGCTAGGTTACAGGCCAGGTTACAGGCCAGGTTACAGGCTAGGTTACAGGCTAGGTTACAGGCTAGGTTACAGGCTAGGTTACAGGACAGGTTACAGGCCAGGTTACAGGCTAGGTTACAGGCTAGGTTACAGGCTAGGTTACAGGCCAGGTTACAGGCTAGGTTACAGGCCAGGTTACAGGCCAGGTTACAGGCCAGGTTACAGGCTAGGTTACAGGCCAGGTTACAGGCTAGGTTACAGGCTAGGTTACAGGCCAGGTTACAGGCCAGGTTACAGGCTAGGTTACAGGCTAGGTTACAGGCCAGGTTACAGGCCAGGTTACAGGCTAGGTTACAGGCCAGGTTACAGGCTAGGTTACAGTACCAAATAA